One Oceanivirga salmonicida DNA window includes the following coding sequences:
- the megL gene encoding methionine gamma-lyase: MNSKNEMKKMGFSTKSIHAGHETNKYGALATPIYQTSTFIFDNAEQGGRRFALEEDGYIYSRLGNPSCAEIEEKVAMLEEAEASVATASGMGAIASAIWTNVESGDHILASKTLYGCTFAYLEHGIKKFGVEVDFVDITDLKAVKKAMKKNTKIIYIETPANPNMTIADIKKISKIAHSKKDCILIVDNTYCTPYIQKPIKLGADIVVHSATKYLNGHGDVIAGFVVGTKELIDKARLVGIKDMTGSVLAPFNAFLINRGLKTLSIRMEKHCSNAMKIAKFLEKHPAVKSIEYPGLKSFKYYDIAKKQMSLPGAMISFELKGGLKAGIKVMNSVKLCTLAVSLGDCETLIQHPASMTHSPYTEEERLEAGITDGMVRLSVGLEDVDDIIADLKQALNKVK, translated from the coding sequence ATGAATTCAAAAAATGAAATGAAAAAAATGGGATTTTCGACTAAGTCGATACATGCAGGGCATGAAACTAACAAATATGGAGCATTAGCAACACCAATTTATCAAACTTCTACTTTTATATTTGATAATGCTGAACAAGGTGGTAGAAGATTTGCACTAGAAGAAGATGGGTATATCTATTCAAGATTAGGTAATCCTTCATGTGCTGAAATTGAAGAAAAGGTTGCTATGTTAGAAGAAGCTGAAGCAAGTGTTGCAACTGCTTCAGGTATGGGTGCTATAGCATCTGCTATATGGACTAATGTTGAAAGTGGAGATCATATATTAGCTTCAAAAACTTTATATGGTTGTACATTTGCTTATTTAGAACATGGTATAAAAAAATTTGGTGTTGAAGTTGATTTTGTTGATATTACAGATTTAAAAGCTGTTAAAAAAGCTATGAAAAAAAATACTAAGATAATATATATTGAAACACCAGCAAATCCTAATATGACTATTGCTGATATTAAAAAAATATCAAAAATAGCTCATAGTAAAAAAGATTGTATATTAATTGTAGATAATACTTACTGTACACCATATATTCAAAAACCTATAAAATTAGGAGCAGATATTGTAGTTCACTCTGCAACAAAATATCTAAATGGACATGGTGATGTAATAGCAGGTTTTGTTGTAGGTACTAAAGAATTAATTGATAAAGCAAGATTAGTTGGAATCAAAGATATGACTGGTTCAGTTTTAGCTCCATTTAATGCTTTCTTAATTAATAGAGGTCTTAAAACTTTATCAATAAGAATGGAAAAACATTGTAGTAACGCAATGAAAATAGCTAAATTCTTAGAAAAACACCCTGCAGTAAAATCGATAGAATACCCTGGATTAAAGAGTTTTAAATACTATGATATTGCTAAAAAACAAATGAGTTTACCTGGTGCTATGATATCATTTGAATTAAAAGGTGGATTAAAAGCAGGTATAAAAGTCATGAATAGTGTTAAATTATGTACACTAGCAGTATCTTTAGGAGATTGTGAAACATTAATTCAGCATCCTGCTTCAATGACTCATTCTCCATACACAGAAGAAGAAAGATTAGAGGCTGGAATTACAGATGGTATGGTTAGATTATCAGTTGGTTTAGAAGATGTTGATGATATAATAGCAGATTTAAAACAAGCACTAAATAAAGTAAAATAA
- the rpsP gene encoding 30S ribosomal protein S16, with product MVKLRLTRLGRRKQPFYRIVAMEALGKRDGKAIAYLGTYNPLVEENQVKLNEEEVLRFLSNGAQPTETVKSLLTKTGVWAKFKDGKKKK from the coding sequence ATGGTAAAATTAAGATTAACAAGATTAGGAAGAAGAAAACAACCTTTTTACAGAATAGTAGCAATGGAAGCATTAGGTAAAAGAGATGGTAAAGCAATAGCATACTTAGGAACATATAATCCTTTAGTTGAAGAAAATCAAGTTAAATTAAATGAAGAAGAAGTTTTAAGATTCTTATCAAATGGAGCACAACCAACTGAAACAGTTAAATCTTTATTAACTAAAACAGGTGTTTGGGCTAAATTTAAAGATGGTAAGAAGAAAAAGTGA
- the ffh gene encoding signal recognition particle protein gives MFDSLSDKLKSVMKKVSGQSQLTEANISDSLREVKLALLEADVNYRVVKNFVSRIKEKALGSEVLMGVNPRQQFVKIINDELIEVLGGKNVEINKASNGIRVVMLVGLQGAGKTTFAAKLAKLLQKEKEQLLLIGADVYRPAAKKQLKVLSAQIGAKNYTIEDSSDALEIVKNGLEYAKTEKINTVIIDTAGRLHIDEELMLELENIKNLAKPDEILLVVDGMTGQDAVNVSKSFNETLEITGVVLTKLDGDTRGGAALSIKEVCGKPIKYISEGEKLDEISKFYPERLASRILGMGDVVSLVEKAKEAIDEKEAKLMEAKFRKNQFDFEDFLKQFKMIKKMGSLGGILKLIPGVNLGDIDMNGAEKELKRVEAVIYSMTIEERRNPQLLKVFSRKTRIAKGSGVSVADVNKLLKQYEQMKKMVKMFNSGSIPGMNRFMKK, from the coding sequence ATGTTTGATAGTTTAAGTGATAAATTAAAATCAGTAATGAAAAAAGTCAGTGGACAAAGTCAATTAACAGAAGCCAATATTTCAGATTCTTTAAGAGAAGTTAAATTAGCATTATTAGAAGCAGATGTGAATTATAGGGTAGTTAAAAATTTTGTCAGTAGAATAAAAGAAAAAGCCTTAGGTTCAGAAGTATTAATGGGTGTAAACCCTAGACAACAATTTGTTAAAATAATAAATGATGAATTAATTGAAGTATTGGGCGGAAAAAATGTTGAAATAAATAAGGCATCTAATGGTATAAGAGTGGTTATGTTAGTAGGTCTTCAAGGTGCAGGTAAAACAACTTTTGCAGCAAAGTTAGCAAAACTATTACAAAAAGAAAAAGAACAGTTATTACTTATAGGTGCTGATGTTTATAGACCAGCAGCTAAAAAGCAATTAAAAGTTTTATCTGCTCAAATTGGAGCTAAAAATTATACTATTGAAGATTCAAGTGATGCATTAGAAATTGTAAAAAATGGTTTAGAGTATGCAAAGACTGAAAAGATAAATACAGTAATAATAGATACTGCTGGAAGATTACATATAGATGAAGAATTAATGCTAGAATTAGAAAATATTAAAAATTTAGCAAAGCCAGATGAAATTTTATTAGTAGTAGATGGTATGACAGGTCAAGATGCTGTGAATGTTTCAAAGAGTTTTAATGAAACTCTTGAAATAACAGGAGTTGTCTTAACTAAATTAGATGGAGATACTCGTGGGGGTGCTGCATTATCTATAAAAGAAGTATGTGGTAAACCAATAAAATACATAAGTGAAGGTGAAAAATTAGATGAAATTTCTAAGTTTTACCCTGAAAGATTAGCATCAAGAATACTTGGTATGGGAGACGTAGTATCACTAGTTGAAAAGGCAAAAGAAGCTATTGATGAAAAAGAAGCCAAATTAATGGAAGCAAAATTTAGAAAAAATCAATTTGATTTTGAAGATTTTCTAAAACAATTTAAGATGATAAAAAAGATGGGTTCCTTGGGTGGTATATTAAAGTTAATACCTGGTGTTAATTTAGGCGACATAGATATGAATGGTGCAGAAAAAGAATTAAAAAGGGTAGAGGCAGTTATTTATTCTATGACAATAGAAGAACGAAGAAATCCGCAATTGTTAAAAGTTTTCTCAAGAAAAACTCGTATAGCAAAAGGTAGTGGAGTTAGTGTTGCAGACGTAAATAAATTATTGAAGCAATATGAACAAATGAAAAAAATGGTTAAAATGTTTAATAGTGGTAGCATACCAGGTATGAATAGATTTATGAAAAAATAG
- a CDS encoding DNA-binding protein — protein sequence MKEIEEFLKYSELFSIYKDLFSAKQQKYMSAFFEEDNSFTEISNALNISRQAVFENIKRSCTKLDEYELKLGILKKEKEYISNLEKLNENFTKKYLEKIIKDLKGY from the coding sequence ATGAAAGAAATAGAAGAATTTTTAAAATATTCTGAATTGTTTAGTATATATAAAGACTTATTTAGTGCGAAGCAACAGAAATATATGAGTGCCTTTTTTGAAGAAGATAATTCATTTACAGAAATTTCAAATGCACTTAATATATCAAGACAAGCTGTATTTGAGAATATAAAAAGATCATGTACTAAATTAGATGAATATGAATTGAAATTAGGAATATTAAAAAAAGAAAAAGAATATATTAGTAATTTAGAAAAGTTAAATGAAAATTTTACTAAGAAATATTTGGAAAAAATAATTAAAGATTTGAAAGGTTATTAG